The Pseudonocardia sp. HH130630-07 DNA window GGCCCGGGGGAACCGGGCCCGCCGAACGGGTACCGGACCCCGTGTCCGCCTCAAGTCCGGCCGCCGCGGCGCCGATGATCCCGGGGACGTCCGCGGAGACGGGAGGTGTGGACGGTGACCGACATGGCCTGGTCGGTGCGCAACCTGGTGCGCACCGCACGCCGCGCGCCGCACCACGACGACCTCGTCCTCGACGGTGTCGCACCGGCCGATCCCGCCGCCCGCGCGGCGCTGCACACCGCGGCCGCCGAGCGGCTCGCCCGGCACCGCCGGTACGAGCAGGCCTACCTGCACCTGCGCGAGGCCGTACGGCTGCTCAACGGCCCGGCCCCGGACGCCGCCGAGGACGAGATCGAGCGCCTGCGCCGCGAGCACGCCGAGGCCCGCGAGCAGAGCCGCCGGGACAGCCTCACCGCGTCCTACAACCGCCGCTACCTCGACGAGCGGCTCGTCGACCTGCTCGGCTCGGGTCCCGGCCGCCCGGTCGGGCTGGCGCTCGCCGACATCGACCACTTCAAGCAGGTCAACGACACCCACGGGCACCCGTTCGGCGACCGGGTGCTGCAGCGGATGGTGCACGAGCTCGGACGCGCGCTGCCGCGGGGTGCGTTCTGCGCCCGGTACGGCGGGGAGGAGTTCGCGCTGGTCCTGCCCGACCTGGACCCGGACGGCGCCGTGGCGGCCTGCGAGGCGGCCCGGGAACGGGTCGCGGCGCACGACTGGCCGTCGTTGCACCCGCAGCTCCGGATGACGATCAGCATCGGCGTCGCACACAGCGGACTGTCCGACGGCGGGACCGAGCAACTCGTCGCCGAGGCGGACCTGCTGCTCTACACGGCCAAGCAGGCGGGCCGCAACGCCGTCGCCCATCGCGTCGCCGACGGCCGGGTGGCCCTGGCCGGTGCGGCTTCCGGACGCCGCTCGATCCCCCAGCCGGGTGCCCCGGGGTAGCGCCCCGGGCTTCCGCGGCGCCGCCCGGCGAATAAGATCAGTGCCGGACGCACGGTCCCCGACCGGGCGTCCACGGCCGGCGCACCCGGAATTGCGCCCGGCCATCGCGCGGCCCCAGGGCGGGCGCGCGGCGAGGAGGCCCGGTGCAGGACGACGACGCGCGCCGGTCCCGGCGCACCCGTCGCCGGGCCGACGACCGGCAGCCCCCGCCGGAACCCGCGCCCGGCGAGGAGCCCCGCGGCGACGGCCGTCCCCGGCAGGCTCCGGCGAACCCGCAGCCGCCGACCGGGACGATGCGTGTCCGCGGTGGGCCGGTGCCCCGCAACCCCGGTGACGCCCGGTCCACCCCGCAGCCCGGCGCCGAGCGCTCCGCGCCGCCGCCCGGCGGGGAACGACCGGCCTCCGGGCGACCGCCGGGCACCGTGGACGACGGGCGGCGGGCACCGCAGCCCGCCCCGGGCCGCGGCTCCACCGACGGCCGGTCCGCACCCCGGCGACGCCCCGCCGACCGCCGCTCCGGGCCCCCGCCCGGCGCCGCCGACGACCGGGCCGCTGCACCGCACGGACCGTCCGACGGCCGGGCCGTCGCACCACCGCACGGGGCGTCCCCGGGCCGGTCCGCCCCCGCGCAGGGCCCGCCCGACCGGAGGTCCGCGCCCGGCCGCGACCCGGAACGTCCCCCGTCGCACGGCGTGAGCGGCTCCGTCGGTGTGCCCCCGCGTGCCCACGAGGAGGGCCCGTACGGCGCGCCCCCCGGGACCGGGAGGTTCACACCGCCGCCGCGGCCCGTCGCGGACGGGCACGGCGCCCCGGGGGCGCCCGGACCCGGCGGACCCCCGGCGTCCGCCGAACCGGGGCGACGGGTTCGGCGCGACGCCCGGGCCGAGGTGTCGCAGCCCGACCGCGCACCGACCGGCGCCACACCGGGCCCGGGGCCGGGGACCGCCGGTGGCGACGAGAGCGTCCCGCCGCGCCGCCGTCGGCGCCGCGCCGACGCCCCGGCAGACGGTTCCGCGCCCACGTGCACGACCCGGGCGGATCCGCAGCAGCAACCGGGACCGGAACGGCGACCGGACCGGGAGCCGGATCCGGAACCCGCACCGGAACCGGACGGGACCGGGGACACGGCCACCCCGGACGACGGCGACGCGGGCGGCGACCGGCCCGGCTCCCGGATGCCGGCCCCCCGCAGCCGGGCGATCCGGATCGCCGCCGCGGCCGCGGCCGTCCTCGTGCTCGTGACGACCGCGTTCGGGTTCGTCGGCCGCGGCACCGTGCACGACGGCGTGCGGACCGTCGCCGCGCTCGCGCCGGACGCCGACGCGATCCTCGACGCCGAACAGCAGGCGGGCGACCGGAACGTGCTGGTCCTCGGCGTGCAGGCCGACCGGGCGGGGGTACCGGAGTCGGCCCGGACCGACACCGCCGTCCTCGTCCACCAGCCCGCCGGCGAGGCCCAGGCCGTCACCCTGTCCGTCCCCGCGACCCTGGAGGTCTCCCGGCCGCCCTGCCCGCGCTGGGACCCGGCGACCGGCGAGTACGGCGAGACCGTCCCGGCCGAGTCCCGGACGGCGTTCGCGACCGCCTACGACGTCGGCGGGCCGGCGTGCAGCGTCGGCGTGGTGCAACAGCTCACCGGCATCCCGGTGAGCGCGTTCGTGGCGTTCGACCTGGCCGGCGCCCCGGACCTGATCGGGGCGGTCGGCGGGATCGAGGTCTGCACCGAGCGACCGGTGATCGACCCGGTGCTCGGCCCGGTCGTCGAGGGCTCCGGCACGGTCCCGCTGGACGGGCCGTCCGCCGTACGGTTCGCCTCCGCGGCCGGGGCCGAGGACAGCTCGCCCGCCAACCGCGTCCAACGCCAGCAGCGGGTGCTCGCCGGCGCCCTGGACGATGCGCTGTCCGCGCCGTCGCTGCTCACCCCGGGTGCGCCCGGCCGGGCCGCGGACGGGCTGTCCGCCGCGGTCGTCGCCGACAACGCCGACGCCGGGGAGATCCTCGCGCTGGCGTCGGGTCTCGGCCGGGCCGGCACCGCGGGGGACGGCAGCACCCCGGTCTTCCTGCCGGTCCCGGTGTCCGAGACGCCGAACACCCGTGGCCACCTGGAGCTGCAGCGCAGCGAGGCCCGGACGCTGTTCTCCGCCCTGCGCTCGCACGAACCGCTGCCGCCCGAGGCCACGGCACCGGCCGCGCGCTCGGCGCCCGCACCCGCCCCCGGCACCCGCGTGGACCTGGTCGACGCCAGCGGCGGGGCCGGCGTCGAGGAGATGGTCGAGACCCTGCGCACCCGGGGTTACGAGATCGGCACGATCACCGGCGGCCCGGCCGCCGACCGGACCGAGGTCCGCTACTCCCCCGAGCACACCGACGCCGCGGGCGGGCTCGTCGGCACCCTGCCCGGCGCCCGTCCCGCGCCGGACCCGGCCGGCACCGACCGGCTGGAACTCGTCGTCGGCTCCGGCGACCGGGCCCCGCTGCAGGCGGTCCCGGCGTCCGACGCCGACTGCTCCTGACCGGCGGTACCGCGCCGGGAGGACGCCGACGTCGCCGACCGTTCATGTCGGGTTCACCCGCCAGGGCTGCTCCCCGCCCGGGTCCGCTCTAGGCTCGGGGCATGCGCGACGACTACCAGGATCAGCTGGACGACCTCGCCTCCGGTCTGGCGGGGATGTGCGACGACGTCGCGCGCGCGATGGAGAACGCCACCCGGGCCCTGCTCGACGCCGACCTCCAGCTGGCCGAACAGATCATCTCCGAGGACGTCCGGATCGACGACGTCCGTGCCGACGCCGAGCACCGGGCGTTCGGCCTGCTCGCCCTGCAGGCCCCGGTCGCGACCGACCTCCGGGTCGTCGTCGCCGCGATCCACGGTGCCGGCGACCTCGAGCGCATGGGAGACCTCGCGCTGCACGTGGCGCAGGCCGCCCGGCGGCGGCAC harbors:
- a CDS encoding GGDEF domain-containing protein, producing the protein MAWSVRNLVRTARRAPHHDDLVLDGVAPADPAARAALHTAAAERLARHRRYEQAYLHLREAVRLLNGPAPDAAEDEIERLRREHAEAREQSRRDSLTASYNRRYLDERLVDLLGSGPGRPVGLALADIDHFKQVNDTHGHPFGDRVLQRMVHELGRALPRGAFCARYGGEEFALVLPDLDPDGAVAACEAARERVAAHDWPSLHPQLRMTISIGVAHSGLSDGGTEQLVAEADLLLYTAKQAGRNAVAHRVADGRVALAGAASGRRSIPQPGAPG
- a CDS encoding LCP family protein, translating into MQDDDARRSRRTRRRADDRQPPPEPAPGEEPRGDGRPRQAPANPQPPTGTMRVRGGPVPRNPGDARSTPQPGAERSAPPPGGERPASGRPPGTVDDGRRAPQPAPGRGSTDGRSAPRRRPADRRSGPPPGAADDRAAAPHGPSDGRAVAPPHGASPGRSAPAQGPPDRRSAPGRDPERPPSHGVSGSVGVPPRAHEEGPYGAPPGTGRFTPPPRPVADGHGAPGAPGPGGPPASAEPGRRVRRDARAEVSQPDRAPTGATPGPGPGTAGGDESVPPRRRRRRADAPADGSAPTCTTRADPQQQPGPERRPDREPDPEPAPEPDGTGDTATPDDGDAGGDRPGSRMPAPRSRAIRIAAAAAAVLVLVTTAFGFVGRGTVHDGVRTVAALAPDADAILDAEQQAGDRNVLVLGVQADRAGVPESARTDTAVLVHQPAGEAQAVTLSVPATLEVSRPPCPRWDPATGEYGETVPAESRTAFATAYDVGGPACSVGVVQQLTGIPVSAFVAFDLAGAPDLIGAVGGIEVCTERPVIDPVLGPVVEGSGTVPLDGPSAVRFASAAGAEDSSPANRVQRQQRVLAGALDDALSAPSLLTPGAPGRAADGLSAAVVADNADAGEILALASGLGRAGTAGDGSTPVFLPVPVSETPNTRGHLELQRSEARTLFSALRSHEPLPPEATAPAARSAPAPAPGTRVDLVDASGGAGVEEMVETLRTRGYEIGTITGGPAADRTEVRYSPEHTDAAGGLVGTLPGARPAPDPAGTDRLELVVGSGDRAPLQAVPASDADCS